The nucleotide window ATATCAGCACAGTTCATGTTGCCTTGAATTATACTTAAAACAGAGGGGCAGTGTCGGGTATTATATTTAGACTGTTATGGGGGCCCATAGCTCAATGGCAGAGCAAGCGGCTCATAATCGCTTGGTTACAGGTTCGAGTCCTGTTGGGCCCATACGAATTTCAAGGCATCGAGCGTCTGCTTGATGCCCTTTTTCTTTTTGGCGCCGACTCTACACCTGCAAGCGCCAAAACAGGTATAAGCGCATAAACCGCATACATCGCCTCGTTCAAGTAACGGTGGTTTAGGCTTAAAGAATCCTTTAAGACCAGCCCATATTGAAGATCCAGCATAATACCGCCTGCAATAATAACAAAAATCAGACGAACATAAGAGACAATTTCTTTTGTTCGAAGTGTTGGGATTTCAGACAAAATCATAAGCCCAGCGCAGAACAAGGCGACCATGTTAAACATCCGCAAAGAATTGCCAAGGATTGGGAGAGCGTTCGGCTGAACGAGTGTTCTAAAAACAATAAGCCCCCCAAACCAAACGCTAATCGCCAACACACGCATCACAATCGGTATCTGCTGAACTATCCGATCTTCAACCCGCATTAAATCACCACCGGTTTAACCTCTAATCATTAATTGACAGCCATCGCCCAGCGCATAGGGAAGGCTGGGACTGCGCTGGCGGCTGGTTTGGTTGTAATTACTCGACGACCATCGTAGCGAGGACTGATTGTTCCTTTTTTGCGGACGTAATTGACCAATGTGTCTAAGCGCCCTTTACCGGTATCTGTGAAAGGATAGGCGTTCAGAAAGCTTTTGGCGAAGAAAGAATTGGTGGCTCCGGTGTAGGTCTTTTCGTCTTCTAATGGTTGTCCATTAATTGTGATTTCAGAGATTAGGCCTTTCATTAATCGGTAACGCAAACCAGAGACTGCGGGTTGAGTCTTAAGAATAAGTGTTTTGATTTGGTAGCCTTTCATGCTAAAGGTGATGACCGTATTATCGAAGGGATCCATCATCGCCAAGTCACCTTTAGTGATCTTGCCTTTGGGCAACGGAGCTCGCACTCCTCCCTCGTTTTCAACTTCAAAATCAGTCCCAAATGTCTCCCTTACCGCATCCGCAACCAGGTTATATTCGGCGTTATCACCTCCACGTGTTTGGAAGTCATCGGTTGCTTTCCCTAGAACTTCTCCATACTTAGCGGAGATAGGTTTCCAGTATTTATTTAGAACCTGAGTTACCTTGGGGTCGGGGACGATACGCGAGGTTATGGGAAGAAGTTTCTCTTGATACTTCTTGACGTGCCAGAAGCCGTTTCGTTCTTCGAACACGAGGTCTAGCCGTCCAAGCTCGCCTCCCCATTGGAAAGCCTGCACGATGATAGTGCCGCAGATGTCAATATCGTTCGGCGGGTTTTCACATTGCTCAAATTCCCCTTTGGGCAAGCGAGTATGGGAATGACCGCCGACAATCACATCGATACCGGGAACATTCTTGGCGATTACCTTGTCCACCTCTGAACCTGAATGGGAAATAAGCATGACAACATCGACCTCTTGGCGGAGGATATTGACCACTCGTCGGGCAGTGTCGACTCCATCTGATATCGTAACCCCTTCAACGGCAGCCGGATAACTTGCAGCCCCGGAAGTAACCAAGCCGAAGATGCCGATTTTCATGTTCCCCACTTTGCGAATGACATAGGGGGTCATAAGTTGAGTTGTCCCTCGAGTACGAATGGCATTTGCACACACGATCTTATATTTCGCCATTCCTATCACCTTTTCGAATTCGAGAAGAGTATTATTGAACTCGTGGTTGCCAACCGTACCGAAGTCATATCCTGCCGCGTTCATTGCCGCCACATCTGCTTCGCCATGATAGACGATAGAAAAAGAAGTGCCGTCGCAGAAATCGCCGGCATCGACCAACCAAGCCGTTCCCCCTGCTTTAGCCACTTGCTTTTTGATTTGGTTGGCAAGAGTTGCCCGACGCGCAATTCCACCAATATCGCTACGAGAGCTAAGCGCAGCCTCAGGGGACCCAGCGATAGCGAAGGATGGATAGCTAAACGGCATCAAGTGCCCATGAGTATCGTTGGTATGCAAAACCGTCAACGACACCGTCTGCGCCGCCCATAAGGCGATCGAAAGTATCAGGAAAGTCGAGATTGTTAATGT belongs to bacterium and includes:
- a CDS encoding bifunctional UDP-sugar hydrolase/5'-nucleotidase, producing MKFFNRTLTISTFLILSIALWAAQTVSLTVLHTNDTHGHLMPFSYPSFAIAGSPEAALSSRSDIGGIARRATLANQIKKQVAKAGGTAWLVDAGDFCDGTSFSIVYHGEADVAAMNAAGYDFGTVGNHEFNNTLLEFEKVIGMAKYKIVCANAIRTRGTTQLMTPYVIRKVGNMKIGIFGLVTSGAASYPAAVEGVTISDGVDTARRVVNILRQEVDVVMLISHSGSEVDKVIAKNVPGIDVIVGGHSHTRLPKGEFEQCENPPNDIDICGTIIVQAFQWGGELGRLDLVFEERNGFWHVKKYQEKLLPITSRIVPDPKVTQVLNKYWKPISAKYGEVLGKATDDFQTRGGDNAEYNLVADAVRETFGTDFEVENEGGVRAPLPKGKITKGDLAMMDPFDNTVITFSMKGYQIKTLILKTQPAVSGLRYRLMKGLISEITINGQPLEDEKTYTGATNSFFAKSFLNAYPFTDTGKGRLDTLVNYVRKKGTISPRYDGRRVITTKPAASAVPAFPMRWAMAVN